In Rhodamnia argentea isolate NSW1041297 chromosome 4, ASM2092103v1, whole genome shotgun sequence, the following proteins share a genomic window:
- the LOC115740990 gene encoding ankyrin repeat-containing protein ITN1-like isoform X5, protein MESELYEAALKGNVASLLELLGKDELLLDRIMTGNHTETPLHIAAMLGHLEFVEEVLARKAELAREQDSRSSTPLHLAAAKGYVNLVATLLRVGPEICFVRDKYERNPLHVAAMKGQVDVLELLVRTRPDAARSVIEHGQTILHLCVKHNRLEALKLLIDILADDQFINSRDEDGNTILHLAAADGQTKTILFLTNKGVNPNITNSKGFTALALLTQGCSMERASEITDSAPQILENHDPSRRTVHASNMVTAFRPPRNEEKKKERKRKWQNSMHKTLMVVAILLATMAFQAGMTPPGGIWDNDFEGNANHTAHFAGDSVMAQRYPGRYKVFIAFNTISFIASLSIIMLLISGLPLKRHRIFTGIAMLIMWVAITFTAATYAISILVFTPDNGRNTAYEIVGFAVLAWVVLMALLFLCHLLRLILKLLRKVLRCVLKPFRKRKPQAPIP, encoded by the exons ATGGAGTCCGAGCTCTACGAAGCCGCCCTGAAAGGAAACGTTGCTTCTTTGCTTGAGTTGCTCGGAAAAGATGAGCTGCTTCTTGACCGAATCATGACTGGGAATCACACAGAAACTCCTCTGCACATCGCAGCCATGCTCGGACACTTGGAATTCGTGGAAGAAGTCCTAGCTCGGAAGGCCGAGCTGGCAAGAGAGCAAGATTCTCGGAGTTCAACACCTCTTCATCTCGCGGCAGCAAAAGGATATGTTAACTTAGTGGCAACCTTGTTAAGAGTCGGCCCTGAAATATGTTTCGTCCGTGACAAATATGAAAGAAACCCTCTTCATGTCGCGGCCATGAAAGGGCAAGTGGATGTGTTGGAACTATTAGTTCGAACGAGACCTGATGCCGCCCGTAGTGTCATCGAACATGGCCAGACAATCCTGCATTTATGCGTGAAGCACAACAGACTGGAGGCTTTGAAGCTTTTGATAGATATCTTGGCCGATGATCAGTTTATCAACTCTAGGGACGAAGATGGCAACACAATTTTGCATTTGGCTGCTGCAGACGGACAAACTAAG ACTATACTCTTCCTGACTAATAAAGGAGTTAACCCGAACATCACGAACTCCAAAGGTTTCACGGCACTCGCCCTTTTAACACAAGGCTGCAGCATGGAAAGAGCCTCAGAGATCACGGATTCTGCTCCTCAAATTTTAGAGAATCACGACCCATCCAGACGAACAGTCCATGCGAGTAACATGGTCACTGCCTTCCGCCCACCT agaaatgaagaaaaaaaaaaggaaagaaagagaaagtggcAAAACAGTATGCATAAGACGCTAATGGTGGTGGCGATATTGCTAGCTACCATGGCATTCCAAGCCGGTATGACTCCACCCGGCGGCATTTGGGACAATGATTTCGAGGGCAATGCAAATCATACAGCGCATTTTGCGGGTGACTCCGTGATGGCTCAAAGGTACCCGGGGCGGTACAAAGTTTTCATAGCATTTAACACAATAAGCTTCATCGCATCACTTAGCATCATTATGCTTCTCATAAGTGGTCTTCCTTTAAAGCGGCATCGGATCTTCACGGGGATTGCGATGCTGATTATGTGGGTTGCGATTACCTTCACGGCGGCGACTTATGCCATCTCCATATTAGTATTCACACCCGACAACGGAAGGAATACTGCATACGAAATAGTTGGGTTTGCAGTGCTGGCATGGGTTGTATTGATGGCCCTTCTTTTCCTATGCCACCTTTTACGCTTAATCCTGAAATTGTTGCGCAAAGTCCTGAGATGCGTCCTCAAACCCTTCAGAAAGCGGAAGCCGCAGGCTCCCATACCTTAG
- the LOC115740990 gene encoding ankyrin repeat-containing protein ITN1-like isoform X2: MESELYEAALKGNVASLLELLGKDELLLDRIMTGNHTETPLHIAAMLGHLEFVEEVLARKAELAREQDSRSSTPLHLAAAKGYVNLVATLLRVGPEICFVRDKYERNPLHVAAMKGQVDVLELLVRTRPDAARSVIEHGQTILHLCVKHNRLEALKLLIDILADDQFINSRDEDGNTILHLAAADGQTKTILFLTNKGVNPNITNSKGFTALALLTQGCSMERASEITDSAPQILENHDPSRRTVHASNMVTAFRPPVAEENKKERKRNEEKKKERKRKWQNSMHKTLMVVAILLATMAFQAGMTPPGGIWDNDFEGNANHTAHFAGDSVMAQRYPGRYKVFIAFNTISFIASLSIIMLLISGLPLKRHRIFTGIAMLIMWVAITFTAATYAISILVFTPDNGRNTAYEIVGFAVLAWVVLMALLFLCHLLRLILKLLRKVLRCVLKPFRKRKPQAPIP, encoded by the exons ATGGAGTCCGAGCTCTACGAAGCCGCCCTGAAAGGAAACGTTGCTTCTTTGCTTGAGTTGCTCGGAAAAGATGAGCTGCTTCTTGACCGAATCATGACTGGGAATCACACAGAAACTCCTCTGCACATCGCAGCCATGCTCGGACACTTGGAATTCGTGGAAGAAGTCCTAGCTCGGAAGGCCGAGCTGGCAAGAGAGCAAGATTCTCGGAGTTCAACACCTCTTCATCTCGCGGCAGCAAAAGGATATGTTAACTTAGTGGCAACCTTGTTAAGAGTCGGCCCTGAAATATGTTTCGTCCGTGACAAATATGAAAGAAACCCTCTTCATGTCGCGGCCATGAAAGGGCAAGTGGATGTGTTGGAACTATTAGTTCGAACGAGACCTGATGCCGCCCGTAGTGTCATCGAACATGGCCAGACAATCCTGCATTTATGCGTGAAGCACAACAGACTGGAGGCTTTGAAGCTTTTGATAGATATCTTGGCCGATGATCAGTTTATCAACTCTAGGGACGAAGATGGCAACACAATTTTGCATTTGGCTGCTGCAGACGGACAAACTAAG ACTATACTCTTCCTGACTAATAAAGGAGTTAACCCGAACATCACGAACTCCAAAGGTTTCACGGCACTCGCCCTTTTAACACAAGGCTGCAGCATGGAAAGAGCCTCAGAGATCACGGATTCTGCTCCTCAAATTTTAGAGAATCACGACCCATCCAGACGAACAGTCCATGCGAGTAACATGGTCACTGCCTTCCGCCCACCTGTAgctgaagaaaacaaaaaggaaagaaagagaaatgaagaaaaaaaaaaggaaagaaagagaaagtggcAAAACAGTATGCATAAGACGCTAATGGTGGTGGCGATATTGCTAGCTACCATGGCATTCCAAGCCGGTATGACTCCACCCGGCGGCATTTGGGACAATGATTTCGAGGGCAATGCAAATCATACAGCGCATTTTGCGGGTGACTCCGTGATGGCTCAAAGGTACCCGGGGCGGTACAAAGTTTTCATAGCATTTAACACAATAAGCTTCATCGCATCACTTAGCATCATTATGCTTCTCATAAGTGGTCTTCCTTTAAAGCGGCATCGGATCTTCACGGGGATTGCGATGCTGATTATGTGGGTTGCGATTACCTTCACGGCGGCGACTTATGCCATCTCCATATTAGTATTCACACCCGACAACGGAAGGAATACTGCATACGAAATAGTTGGGTTTGCAGTGCTGGCATGGGTTGTATTGATGGCCCTTCTTTTCCTATGCCACCTTTTACGCTTAATCCTGAAATTGTTGCGCAAAGTCCTGAGATGCGTCCTCAAACCCTTCAGAAAGCGGAAGCCGCAGGCTCCCATACCTTAG